One Ostrea edulis chromosome 2, xbOstEdul1.1, whole genome shotgun sequence genomic region harbors:
- the LOC125680267 gene encoding uncharacterized protein LOC125680267 codes for MTRNELHLKLISTIALEYLHSSVRDGLDRRKFLLNCRKYLTTPRERSIEDVVEVFDLLESKGLMSPGNYSILRELVWDISVDLVRIIEETEAEMGRIEVNRAAQAAMHDESDDCG; via the exons ATGACAAG aAATGAGCTTCACTTAAAACTGATATCTACCATTGCACTGGAATATTTGCACTCTAGCGTGCGAGATGGGCTTGACAGAAGAAAGTTCTTGTTAAACTGCAGAAAATATCTGACAACGCCAAGGGAGCGTTCGATTGAAGATGTGGTGGAAGTGTTCGATCTTCTAGAATCCAAAGGACTAATGTCTCCAGGGAACTACTCCATACTGAGAGAATTGGTTTGGGATATCAGTGTAGATCTAGTGAGAATAATTGAGGAGACAGAGGCTGAGATGGGTCGGATTGAGGTTAACAGGGCCGCGCAGGCAGCCATGCATGACGAGTCGGATGACTGTGGCTAG
- the LOC125680263 gene encoding coiled-coil domain-containing protein 153-like, with translation MPPKKKKGKGKGKKKKKDDAQLALDDQYTQTMNKIEALKDHLAVRKELARRNQAAGESMKSQMQETQGELEEVKKNQLDITSAMTTQYKTMQTKKNYTIHQLERELTQTTKQLKETERKLKETEDERDRIIKEKDEEIAELNHAMQALEHSYKRILDDALRKFIEKLEGAKEKWEETATLIQTRNKQTLMELQMTDPWTFDEVKPMRALHF, from the exons ATGCCACCTAAAAAAAAGAAGGGAAAGGGGAAAgggaagaaaaagaagaaggaCG ATGCACAGTTGGCTTTAGATGACCAGTACACTCAAACGATGAACAAAATTGAGGCATTAAAAGACCACTTGG CGGTTAGAAAAGAATTGGCTCGCCGCAACCAGGCAGCAGGGGAAAGCATGAAGAGTCAGATGCAGGAAACACAAGGAGAACTAGAGGAAGTCAAGAAAAATCAGCTGGACATCACCTCAG CGATGACAACACAATACAAAACGATGCAAACCAAGAAGAATTACACCATTCATCAACTGGAGAGAGAACTCACACAAACAACAAAGCAATTGA AGGAAACCGAGAGAAAACTGAAGGAAACAGAGGATGAAAGAGACAGAATAATCAAAGAGAAGGATGAAGAAATCGCTGAACTGAATCATGCCATGCAGGCTCTGGAGCACAGTTATAAACGTATCCTAGAC GATGCCCTGCGTAAATTTATAGAAAAACTTGAGGGTGCAAAAGAAAAATGGGAAGAAACTGCGACACTTATCCAGACCCGAAATAAACAGACATTGATGGAGCTTCAGATGACAGACCCATGGACTTTTGACGAGGTCAAACCAATGCGGGCATTGCATTTTTAA
- the LOC125679772 gene encoding SUN domain-containing ossification factor-like isoform X1, which translates to MLKSDRLIYLILLNLLLGFSSGDQTVLKGEGGGAENGKLVGEESNVSTENQKQPKETTNDLSGEQKKDEAEKKVTVSNDQGDVSSDTATPPENDPRIETQIKQEDKKESTDKDLTEAIAIENRNSRTSVKGSPDSENVDAVEENKATENTDSSKRKAENPNESEPESSRETPDTETQDSTVPLTDSEEKLPQQPEGFSTQVQGEILPPTSQIGVKEEESAEKDFETFSEWRQKALAEEEKNKQKVEISEQGVPAPKKQNGKKVNYASKDCGAKILGSNPEAENVDRILTSNKDDYMINPCTVSKKWFVIELCEPIYINEIEAGSFELFSSQPENISVSVSDRYPAKEYHNLGVFTLTETRGLDQFRTKVENNFFVKYVKVVMLTHYGEEHFCPLTMFRAYGIPVELGDDDDDDDLDTHQDEGEHRGDNGEALDSAEGTDSPKNLFSSAKDTVMKLVKKVLNVEEKKENSQLNNTLPLNGTAEVNKTAALEKMKPCEPTADSITTKKNSDEPVDKGEIQPQPPTLTSSPAHQEKPGHTSGIPCDEMKPDPLDPVSIVTKLEDHEQMPSEQLKPPMVSLIQSGDVAKSPSLYKMFLSCILPARYKTRKRQNSTLSMCSYVRALKENWFCIPGEFTLPSTCSSMSRSHESSTVTKVITVEDTSAVLTTPSSDMMDTSTERKADTESPCFIPTPVSTADSPISTVSQVSTMDSEIPVEEIKVITKETKVQDHHQSQVLSTSTKTMDKTEIPDVKTTVSVSMENTLATEIAESVSSTTPTILEPSQKTRLEPSVVIEVSTDSTSETPQLQQMETLTTSLVTEAASPSSTPMSADESKTEQRMHLPEVNVGSISTSTAVQMESSQDTVTEDRPTSEEGEKSTGTGLKDSEAKVPPTSHTAETKSEPNYTLSADEIVYTPQKNLRLVKVPILPLQKRETAIMRLTNRIKALETNVSLSSRFLDEMTQKFKKQSEEMQKLLTGKFENVTKDLKEAELRDKQQQEQIIYLEHRLDNLTDFVYKLHDEMSDLNKQVTDRQVIFTSVEVFVLFCILIFCRRRAKTSIADLPPEVRRLIERIPVTMDVSSAPRRNSYTEGASKQKKLLTPENKLQKHGSESSLANSVSVSSSVSSVAHGSIDQQRDFQRRKKKKRNKVHLSKSAEIHNVPEGLKNISTESHNEAGLLFTSNKTELSPTSVPETGSNGLSSYFWKDKQSAHKLAQKRASCPSPPTDRGQQSSKSLNGPRTVKKSVASAECAVPSRVSKNGHCVFVYPVVESLSPTMSCSKPLNGQYSGRPPDKNCAVQSGQSKKKSHKRASSVDLSPRKGDKSVSFW; encoded by the exons ATGCTGAAATCAGACAGATTAATATATCTGATTTTACTGAATCTGTTGTTGGG GTTTTCCAGTGGGGACCAGACTGTTTTAAAAGGAGAGGGAGGTGGGGCTGAGAATGGTAAACTGGTGGGGGAGGAGTCGAATGTTAGCACAGAAAATCAGAAACAG CCCAAAGAGACAACAAATGATTTGTCAGGTGAACAGAAAAAAGACGAAGCAGAAAAGAAAGTGACAGTCTCCAATGACcag GGAGATGTCTCTTCAGATACTGCCACACCCCCAGAAAACGATCCCAGGATAGAAACACAGATTAAGCAAGA AGATAAGAAAGAAAGCACTGACAAAGATTTGACAGAGGCAATAGCAATTGAAAACAGAAATTCCAGGACATCTGTGAAAGGTTCCCCGGATTCTGAGAATGTGGATGCAGTGGAGGAGAACAAAGCAACGGAGAACACAGACAG TTCTAAGAGGAAGGCTGAAAACCCCAACGAATCAGAACCAGAGAGTTCCAGGGAAACACCGGACACAGAAACCCAGGACTCCACAGTTCCATTAACAGACAGTGAAGAGAAACTCCCGCAGCAACCAGAGGGGTTTTCCACTCAGGTTCAGGGGGAAATTTTACCCCCGACCTCTCAAATCGGGGTCAAAGAG GAAGAATCTGCTGAAAAAGACTTTGAAACATTTTCTGAATGGCGACAAAAAGCATTAGCTGAAGAAGAAAAGAACAAGCAGAAAG TTGAGATATCAGAACAAGGAGTTCCAGCACCCAAGAAACAGAATGGGAAGAAAGTGAACTATGCTTCTAAAGACTGCGGAGCCAAGATTCTGGGCAGCAACCCCGAGGCCGAGAATGTGGACCGAATTTTAACTAGCAATAAAGATGACTACATGATCAACCCTTGTACTGTCAGCAAAAAGTG GTTTGTGATTGAGCTGTGTGAACCGatttatatcaatgaaattgaagCTGGCAGTTTTGAATTGTTTTCTTCTCAACCAGAGAACATTAGTGTCAGTGTTAGTGACAG ATACCCAGCCAAAGAGTACCACAATCTGGGTGTGTTCACGTTAACAGAGACCCGAGGCCTGGACCAGTTTCGAACCAAAGTGgagaataatttttttgtgaagtatGTGAAGGTTGTGATGCTTACTCACTACGGGGAGGAACACTTCTGTCCACTGACAATGTTCAG GGCTTATGGAATACCAGTGGAGTtaggtgatgatgatgatgatgatgacctGGACACTCATCAAGATGAGGGTGAGCACCGGGGAGACAATGGTGAAG CTCTTGACAGTGCAGAGGGAACTGATTCACCGAAAAACTTGTTCTCCAGTGCTAAAG ATACTGTAATGAAACTGGTGAAGAAGGTCCTAAATGTAGAGGAGAAAAAGGAAAACTCACAGCTCAACA ATACTCTGCCCTTGAATGGCACTGCTGAAGTGAATAAGACTGCAGCGCTGGAGAAAATGAAACCTTGTGAACCAACTGCAGA CAGCATAACAACAAAGAAGAACAGTGATGAGCCTGTAGATAAAGGAGAGATCCAGCCTCAGCCCCCTACCCTCACGTCCAGTCCTGCACATCAAGAGAAGCCAGGTCATACTTCAG GGATTCCTTGTGATGAAATGAAACCAGATCCCTTAGACCCTGTTTCCATAGTTACCAAGCTTGAAGACCATGAACAAATGCCTAGTGAACAACTGAAGCCCCCCATGGTTTCGCTGATACAGAGCGGAGATGTAGCTAAGTCTCCTTCTCTGTATAAGATGTTTTTATCATGTATTCTTCCTGCCAGATATAAGACACGCAAACGACAGAACTCTACTTTGTCAATGTGTAGTTATGTGAGGGCATTGAAAGAAAACTGGTTCTGCATACCAGGAGAATTCACCTTGCCCTCTACTTGTTcttcaatgtcaaggtcacatgaATCATCCACAGTGACAAAAGTAATTACGGTGGAAGATACTAGTGCGGTATTAACCACACCTTCCTCTGACATGATGGACACTTCAACAGAGAGAAAGGCAGACACAGAGTCACCTTGTTTTATCCCCACACCAGTGTCCACTGCTGACAGTCCTATTTCAACAGTATCACAGGTTTCTACCATGGATTCTGAAATTCCTGTCGAGGAGATCAAAGTTATaacaaaagaaacaaaagtTCAAGATCATCATCAATCTCAAGTTTTGTCCACCTCAACCAAGACAATGGACAAAACTGAAATTCCAGATGTTAAAACAACAGTCTCTGTTTCTATGGAAAACACATTAGCTACAGAAATAGCAGAATCTGTGTCGTCAACTACCCCCACAATATTGGAACCCAGTCAGAAGACCAGGTTAGAACCAAGTGTTGTTATTGAAGTCAGCACAGACTCGACATCGGAGACACCACAACTGCAGCAGATGGAAACTCTAACAACCAGCCTAGTGACTGAAGCAGCTTCACCCTCCTCTACACCAATGTCAGCAGATGAAAGT AAAACAGAGCAGAGAATGCATCTCCCAGAAGTCAATGTTGGTTCCATCAGCACCAGCACTGCAGTGCAGATGGAGAGTTCTCAGGACACCGTCACAGAGGACCGTCCAACGTCAGAGGAGGGAGAAAAGTCGACAGGAACAGGGCTGAAGGATTCTGAGGCTAAAGTTCCTCCCACCTCCCACACAGCAGAGACAAAGTCTGAACCAAACTATACACTGTCGGCAGATGAAATTGTATACACACCACAGAAAAACCTCAGATTGGTCAAAGTCCCAATTTTGCCTCTTCAAAAACGTGAAACGGCCATAATGAGACTGACCAACAGAATCAAAGCACTGGAGACTAATGTGTCACTCAGCAGCAG GTTTTTGGATGAAATGACCCAGAAGTTCAAGAAACAGTCAGAAGAAATGCAGAAACTCCTGACTGGCAAATTTGAGAATGTAACCAAGGACCTAAAGGAGGCAGAGCTTAGG GACAAACAACAACAGGAGCAGATCATTTATCTAGAGCACCGCTTAGATAATCTGACAGATTTTGTGTACAAACTGCATGACGAGATGTCTGACCTTAACAAACAG GTCACTGATAGACAGGTGATTTTTACATCTGTTGAGGTTTTCGTTCTGTTCTGCATTCTCATTTTCTGTCGTCGCCGTGCAAAGACCTCCATTGCAGACCTTCCACCAGAGGTCAGGCGACTGATTGAAAGAATTCCAGTCACTATGGATGTTTCCAGTGCACCTAGGCGAAATTCTTACACTGAAGGAGcctcaaaacaaaagaaattacTGACACCTGAGAACAAATTACAGAAACACGGCAGTGAATCCTCTCTAG CCAACTCTGTTTCTGTCTCCAGTTCTGTAAGCTCTGTAGCCCATGGATCTATAGATCAG CAAAGAGATTTTCagagaagaaaaaagaaaaaaaggaatAAAGTACACTTATCCAAGTCTGCAGAAATCCATAATGTGCCAGAAGGTTTGAAAAATATCAGCACTGAGAGTCACAACGAGGCTGGTCTGTTATTTACCAGTAATAAAACAGAATTATCACCAACTTCAGTGCCAGAGACAGGTTCTAATGGATTGTCGTCCTATTTCTGGAAAGATAAACAGTCAGCACACAAACTGGCACAAAAGAGGGCCAGCTGTCCCAGCCCTCCCACAGACAGAGGTCAACAGTCCAGCAAATCCTTGAATGGTCCTAGAACCGTAAAAAAATCTGTAGCTTCAGCAGAATGTGCCGTTCCTAGCCGAGTTAGTAAAAATGGACACTGTGTGTTCGTGTACCCAGTTGTTGAGTCTTTATCACCAACTATGTCTTGTTCAAAACCTCTCAATGGTCAGTACAGTGGACGACCTCCAGACAAAAACTGTGCTGTACAAAGTGGACAGTCCAAAAAGAAATCGCATAAACGAGCATCCAGTGTAGACTTGTCACCACGCAAGGGAGATAAATCTGTTTCATTTTGGTGA
- the LOC125679772 gene encoding SUN domain-containing ossification factor-like isoform X2 yields MLKSDRLIYLILLNLLLGFSSGDQTVLKGEGGGAENGKLVGEESNVSTENQKQPKETTNDLSGEQKKDEAEKKVTVSNDQGDVSSDTATPPENDPRIETQIKQEDKKESTDKDLTEAIAIENRNSRTSVKGSPDSENVDAVEENKATENTDSSKRKAENPNESEPESSRETPDTETQDSTVPLTDSEEKLPQQPEGFSTQVQGEILPPTSQIGVKEEESAEKDFETFSEWRQKALAEEEKNKQKVEISEQGVPAPKKQNGKKVNYASKDCGAKILGSNPEAENVDRILTSNKDDYMINPCTVSKKWFVIELCEPIYINEIEAGSFELFSSQPENISVSVSDRYPAKEYHNLGVFTLTETRGLDQFRTKVENNFFVKYVKVVMLTHYGEEHFCPLTMFRAYGIPVELGDDDDDDDLDTHQDEGEHRGDNGEALDSAEGTDSPKNLFSSAKDTVMKLVKKVLNVEEKKENSQLNNTLPLNGTAEVNKTAALEKMKPCEPTADITTKKNSDEPVDKGEIQPQPPTLTSSPAHQEKPGHTSGIPCDEMKPDPLDPVSIVTKLEDHEQMPSEQLKPPMVSLIQSGDVAKSPSLYKMFLSCILPARYKTRKRQNSTLSMCSYVRALKENWFCIPGEFTLPSTCSSMSRSHESSTVTKVITVEDTSAVLTTPSSDMMDTSTERKADTESPCFIPTPVSTADSPISTVSQVSTMDSEIPVEEIKVITKETKVQDHHQSQVLSTSTKTMDKTEIPDVKTTVSVSMENTLATEIAESVSSTTPTILEPSQKTRLEPSVVIEVSTDSTSETPQLQQMETLTTSLVTEAASPSSTPMSADESKTEQRMHLPEVNVGSISTSTAVQMESSQDTVTEDRPTSEEGEKSTGTGLKDSEAKVPPTSHTAETKSEPNYTLSADEIVYTPQKNLRLVKVPILPLQKRETAIMRLTNRIKALETNVSLSSRFLDEMTQKFKKQSEEMQKLLTGKFENVTKDLKEAELRDKQQQEQIIYLEHRLDNLTDFVYKLHDEMSDLNKQVTDRQVIFTSVEVFVLFCILIFCRRRAKTSIADLPPEVRRLIERIPVTMDVSSAPRRNSYTEGASKQKKLLTPENKLQKHGSESSLANSVSVSSSVSSVAHGSIDQQRDFQRRKKKKRNKVHLSKSAEIHNVPEGLKNISTESHNEAGLLFTSNKTELSPTSVPETGSNGLSSYFWKDKQSAHKLAQKRASCPSPPTDRGQQSSKSLNGPRTVKKSVASAECAVPSRVSKNGHCVFVYPVVESLSPTMSCSKPLNGQYSGRPPDKNCAVQSGQSKKKSHKRASSVDLSPRKGDKSVSFW; encoded by the exons ATGCTGAAATCAGACAGATTAATATATCTGATTTTACTGAATCTGTTGTTGGG GTTTTCCAGTGGGGACCAGACTGTTTTAAAAGGAGAGGGAGGTGGGGCTGAGAATGGTAAACTGGTGGGGGAGGAGTCGAATGTTAGCACAGAAAATCAGAAACAG CCCAAAGAGACAACAAATGATTTGTCAGGTGAACAGAAAAAAGACGAAGCAGAAAAGAAAGTGACAGTCTCCAATGACcag GGAGATGTCTCTTCAGATACTGCCACACCCCCAGAAAACGATCCCAGGATAGAAACACAGATTAAGCAAGA AGATAAGAAAGAAAGCACTGACAAAGATTTGACAGAGGCAATAGCAATTGAAAACAGAAATTCCAGGACATCTGTGAAAGGTTCCCCGGATTCTGAGAATGTGGATGCAGTGGAGGAGAACAAAGCAACGGAGAACACAGACAG TTCTAAGAGGAAGGCTGAAAACCCCAACGAATCAGAACCAGAGAGTTCCAGGGAAACACCGGACACAGAAACCCAGGACTCCACAGTTCCATTAACAGACAGTGAAGAGAAACTCCCGCAGCAACCAGAGGGGTTTTCCACTCAGGTTCAGGGGGAAATTTTACCCCCGACCTCTCAAATCGGGGTCAAAGAG GAAGAATCTGCTGAAAAAGACTTTGAAACATTTTCTGAATGGCGACAAAAAGCATTAGCTGAAGAAGAAAAGAACAAGCAGAAAG TTGAGATATCAGAACAAGGAGTTCCAGCACCCAAGAAACAGAATGGGAAGAAAGTGAACTATGCTTCTAAAGACTGCGGAGCCAAGATTCTGGGCAGCAACCCCGAGGCCGAGAATGTGGACCGAATTTTAACTAGCAATAAAGATGACTACATGATCAACCCTTGTACTGTCAGCAAAAAGTG GTTTGTGATTGAGCTGTGTGAACCGatttatatcaatgaaattgaagCTGGCAGTTTTGAATTGTTTTCTTCTCAACCAGAGAACATTAGTGTCAGTGTTAGTGACAG ATACCCAGCCAAAGAGTACCACAATCTGGGTGTGTTCACGTTAACAGAGACCCGAGGCCTGGACCAGTTTCGAACCAAAGTGgagaataatttttttgtgaagtatGTGAAGGTTGTGATGCTTACTCACTACGGGGAGGAACACTTCTGTCCACTGACAATGTTCAG GGCTTATGGAATACCAGTGGAGTtaggtgatgatgatgatgatgatgacctGGACACTCATCAAGATGAGGGTGAGCACCGGGGAGACAATGGTGAAG CTCTTGACAGTGCAGAGGGAACTGATTCACCGAAAAACTTGTTCTCCAGTGCTAAAG ATACTGTAATGAAACTGGTGAAGAAGGTCCTAAATGTAGAGGAGAAAAAGGAAAACTCACAGCTCAACA ATACTCTGCCCTTGAATGGCACTGCTGAAGTGAATAAGACTGCAGCGCTGGAGAAAATGAAACCTTGTGAACCAACTGCAGA CATAACAACAAAGAAGAACAGTGATGAGCCTGTAGATAAAGGAGAGATCCAGCCTCAGCCCCCTACCCTCACGTCCAGTCCTGCACATCAAGAGAAGCCAGGTCATACTTCAG GGATTCCTTGTGATGAAATGAAACCAGATCCCTTAGACCCTGTTTCCATAGTTACCAAGCTTGAAGACCATGAACAAATGCCTAGTGAACAACTGAAGCCCCCCATGGTTTCGCTGATACAGAGCGGAGATGTAGCTAAGTCTCCTTCTCTGTATAAGATGTTTTTATCATGTATTCTTCCTGCCAGATATAAGACACGCAAACGACAGAACTCTACTTTGTCAATGTGTAGTTATGTGAGGGCATTGAAAGAAAACTGGTTCTGCATACCAGGAGAATTCACCTTGCCCTCTACTTGTTcttcaatgtcaaggtcacatgaATCATCCACAGTGACAAAAGTAATTACGGTGGAAGATACTAGTGCGGTATTAACCACACCTTCCTCTGACATGATGGACACTTCAACAGAGAGAAAGGCAGACACAGAGTCACCTTGTTTTATCCCCACACCAGTGTCCACTGCTGACAGTCCTATTTCAACAGTATCACAGGTTTCTACCATGGATTCTGAAATTCCTGTCGAGGAGATCAAAGTTATaacaaaagaaacaaaagtTCAAGATCATCATCAATCTCAAGTTTTGTCCACCTCAACCAAGACAATGGACAAAACTGAAATTCCAGATGTTAAAACAACAGTCTCTGTTTCTATGGAAAACACATTAGCTACAGAAATAGCAGAATCTGTGTCGTCAACTACCCCCACAATATTGGAACCCAGTCAGAAGACCAGGTTAGAACCAAGTGTTGTTATTGAAGTCAGCACAGACTCGACATCGGAGACACCACAACTGCAGCAGATGGAAACTCTAACAACCAGCCTAGTGACTGAAGCAGCTTCACCCTCCTCTACACCAATGTCAGCAGATGAAAGT AAAACAGAGCAGAGAATGCATCTCCCAGAAGTCAATGTTGGTTCCATCAGCACCAGCACTGCAGTGCAGATGGAGAGTTCTCAGGACACCGTCACAGAGGACCGTCCAACGTCAGAGGAGGGAGAAAAGTCGACAGGAACAGGGCTGAAGGATTCTGAGGCTAAAGTTCCTCCCACCTCCCACACAGCAGAGACAAAGTCTGAACCAAACTATACACTGTCGGCAGATGAAATTGTATACACACCACAGAAAAACCTCAGATTGGTCAAAGTCCCAATTTTGCCTCTTCAAAAACGTGAAACGGCCATAATGAGACTGACCAACAGAATCAAAGCACTGGAGACTAATGTGTCACTCAGCAGCAG GTTTTTGGATGAAATGACCCAGAAGTTCAAGAAACAGTCAGAAGAAATGCAGAAACTCCTGACTGGCAAATTTGAGAATGTAACCAAGGACCTAAAGGAGGCAGAGCTTAGG GACAAACAACAACAGGAGCAGATCATTTATCTAGAGCACCGCTTAGATAATCTGACAGATTTTGTGTACAAACTGCATGACGAGATGTCTGACCTTAACAAACAG GTCACTGATAGACAGGTGATTTTTACATCTGTTGAGGTTTTCGTTCTGTTCTGCATTCTCATTTTCTGTCGTCGCCGTGCAAAGACCTCCATTGCAGACCTTCCACCAGAGGTCAGGCGACTGATTGAAAGAATTCCAGTCACTATGGATGTTTCCAGTGCACCTAGGCGAAATTCTTACACTGAAGGAGcctcaaaacaaaagaaattacTGACACCTGAGAACAAATTACAGAAACACGGCAGTGAATCCTCTCTAG CCAACTCTGTTTCTGTCTCCAGTTCTGTAAGCTCTGTAGCCCATGGATCTATAGATCAG CAAAGAGATTTTCagagaagaaaaaagaaaaaaaggaatAAAGTACACTTATCCAAGTCTGCAGAAATCCATAATGTGCCAGAAGGTTTGAAAAATATCAGCACTGAGAGTCACAACGAGGCTGGTCTGTTATTTACCAGTAATAAAACAGAATTATCACCAACTTCAGTGCCAGAGACAGGTTCTAATGGATTGTCGTCCTATTTCTGGAAAGATAAACAGTCAGCACACAAACTGGCACAAAAGAGGGCCAGCTGTCCCAGCCCTCCCACAGACAGAGGTCAACAGTCCAGCAAATCCTTGAATGGTCCTAGAACCGTAAAAAAATCTGTAGCTTCAGCAGAATGTGCCGTTCCTAGCCGAGTTAGTAAAAATGGACACTGTGTGTTCGTGTACCCAGTTGTTGAGTCTTTATCACCAACTATGTCTTGTTCAAAACCTCTCAATGGTCAGTACAGTGGACGACCTCCAGACAAAAACTGTGCTGTACAAAGTGGACAGTCCAAAAAGAAATCGCATAAACGAGCATCCAGTGTAGACTTGTCACCACGCAAGGGAGATAAATCTGTTTCATTTTGGTGA